Sequence from the Phragmites australis chromosome 6, lpPhrAust1.1, whole genome shotgun sequence genome:
TGCGCCGGCCACGACCTGTCCGCTGTGAGGAGTGACTAGGGaaagaaaatacttgagtgaaaTGTATTTAATGATAATAGATTGTTTAGATGTGAACTTGTCATGTGACCAGTGAAGACTGGTCGCGGGAAtcccttatgtggtaaggatacTAGTCGCGAAGATGCAGACTGGTCGCGCGATGAGATTCTGGATCGAAAAATAATCTTCTGCCAACTGATATTGACCGATATAGGCCTCCAGAACACATGACCCATATTCTATACATCGATAAGCATGTATTTTGGACGCATCAATTTCTATGATAAccctaaaattatatatatatattcctctAAACAGTCGCACGAGACTAGCATAGATGTCTCTTGTTTGGTTCACTGCTGGGGTGGACTTACTAAAATGAAGGGGAACTCGTCTGCCGATATAAAGAAAGAAATAGAACGGGCTGGATTTTGTCCTGTGCTCAAAATTTCCCCCAAAACTTTTCTTCTTGCCGAGGAAGGCAGCACGAGCGAGCGAAGCGTGCGCTGCAATGGCGGACTCGTCGGCGCCGACGCGGGTGATGATGGCGGTGAACGAGTCGTCGCTCAAGGGGTATCCGCACGCCTCCATCAGCTGCCGCGCCGCCTTCGACTGGACGCTCTCCAAGCTCGTCCGCTCCAACCCCGGGGGCTTCcacttcctcttcctccacgTCCAGGTCCCCGACGAGGATGGTACGTACGCACACTCCCGCGACCTTTCTCCATGCTCGCTATCTTGCTGCGCGTTGGCTGCTGCTCGACGAAATGCGTCGGTTCTCTCTCGATTCGCGCGTTCGCGTTGGTGTCGATTTAATATGTGATGTCGCGATGTGAGGGTGCTAGCTATTCTCCGAGCAGGGGTAGTTGTTCGTAGCGCGCGGCGACGGTGTTCCACGAAATGCACGATGGTGTTGGTTGATGTTGTCCTTACTGCAATCTCGTTGTTTATGTAGGCGAATCCGCAAACTGTTGCAACCCGTGTAGTGTTCGGTAGTTGTAGTTGTTTTCAGCTTCTGATGTGTTGAACCTTCGTTTAAATTCACAGCATCATAGGGCTCTATGGCTAGGTGCTTTCTGCGAAACTTGTTCTGTTCAAGGACTTGTCGATGTTCTGAACTCTTGAATTAGGCTCTAGGTTATTCATACTAGGCGGTGTTGGTTGTTGTTAGTTGGCCCGACATCTGGATTAGGCGTGCCTTGATAAGAATAGTTGGTGGGTGTATTGAATATCTCGTCTTCAAATGCTGATTCCATAATGCGATTTTTCAGCAAttagaattttaaaaaatcagcAAATTGGTTCTGATACTTTATTCGATCCTAAATGGCTTGCCTCTTAAGGATAAGGTGTGATGCTTGTGTCTCGGAACTTGTATAGCTGTagagtttctctctctactctaAATGATATATGCAGGACTAGCATATTGTTTGAATGAAAATGCCTCTCTATTGTGTTCGAGATAAGAATATATGGTCACCTTACTGATACTGCCCTACCGGTGATTTTCTGCTAGTGTTCTTTTTCTGGGGGTATGGATGGCATTTGACAGAATGGTTTTGAAGGTGGAAGCTTATGTTGCTTTGAATACTTAGTTTGTATTACGACCATTCTGCTAGGCAGATGCTCAATTATATTGCAAATATAACTCATGCATACAGGAACATGGTATTGTTTCTTTTTGCATGGGATGGTGTTATTGTGCTACTGGTTGTGGGCATCTTGCAGTGCATCAATGATGCTCTAACCACAGGCTTCCATCCTGATTTCTTTTTACCTCCTTTACACCATCTCTTTGTGTCCAATCGTATGCTATTGACTTGCTTGAGTTTCATTAAACTTACAGCCTACACTTCTTATTTTGAGACATTATCCACCATATCACTTTGCTCTGTTTCTGCTACCAAGAATATATTTATCAACTATTTACTTGTTTCTGTCTTTTTAAGAAATGTTTCTGTTGCAGGAGCATTTGGCTCTTGCAACATATTTCTGCGCACTATCTTTTTAGCCCATTTCGAGATCAATGCCTCTTTGTGTTGAAAACTTGGCGCGTCTcgctctctctgtttttttttaaaaaaaaaattcttcactCCTTTTGTACAAAGATAAAATGGTTTCTGTGGTTGCAAATGCTTAGACCTGAATCACGCTTTTGTCTGTCAGGATTTTTTCTGGGTCCACAATACGCTTTAGCTGATACCGGAAATTGAACAGAGGATGTATGCATCATGAAAGCTTAGAGGGCACTCCTTTTTATGCCTTAATTGCTTTGCTTTGTTTGTTCGTTTGCATACCAATTCTTTTGTTGTCACTATACCATCTGCGCTAGATTGCAAGATGAAACAACTCAGTGATTATAAGTGATGTGGACAGAAAGCTTCTTTTGCTCATAGGGGTGTTTTATGTTACAGCACAAGATAGCTGATATAATAAAGTTTGAATAAAAAACTGTGTGCTACATCGGTCCTGTTTGGGCATTCTTATCAGGCTTAGGGCTCATTTAATTTGTATATTTGGTTCTGATGAGTAAAAGACTTGTTATGGACTTGGCCTTTTTGTGGTTGGTGTTTTACCAGATGAAATGCTTCATGTGCTTCTAAGTGATCTGGCTAGAAAACTTCTGTTGTTCAGTGGAATATTTTGTTACAACATAATATAGCTGATATAGGAAAGTTGGAGCAAATGAATATGCCATTATAAGTCCTCTTTAAAGATCTTCCATCAGGCTCAGGCATCATCTGTTGTGGTAGTTTGGAAATCAGTTAATTATTTATCCCATGAACTTAGCCAACCTTTTGTGTTGTTCCAGTGTCCAATGTATAAATTGAAACAAGACTTCTGGAACATATGTTAGCGCTGAGAGGCTTCCAATTTTTTCCCAGTTTATCTTCCTGTACAATGGGTGAATATTGATTACCTGCTCGAATATGTTGATATGGATCACTATTTTGTGTCTTTGTATGAAATTggttatttttgttttgttgccATCAAAAGGATTTGATGACATGGATAGCATCTATGCATCACCGGCGGACTTCCACCAAATGAAGCAGAGGGACAAGATAAGAGGGCTTCACTTGCTTGAGTTCTTTGTAAACCAATGCCATCAAGTAGGGGTAATTGAACTTGGCTATTGCTCAGAAAAATTACTGATTTTCATCAGTAGTGCTGACTCCAGCTGGCAGCAGTTGCCTTTTTGGTGTATAATGATCTTTTTATCTAATTGTATTGCAGATAAAATGCGAGGCATGGATTAGACATGGGGATCCAAAGGAGGTTATCTGCAGCGAAGTGAAGAGAGTCCAGCCTGATCTTCTAGTTGTGGGAAGTAGGGGCCTTGGGCCATTTCAGAGGTAATATATGTCAGCATGACTCGGTGTTTCAGCTTGCACAACATTTTATTCAGAATGTCAcactattcttttcttttccttctttttttggtggtggtggggtgtgtgtgtgggtggggggggggggggagggtgagTTACGGCAAGCGTTGAGAGGAagatatgaaaataaaatgCATGTAGCGAGTAATTCAACTTCTCGCATCACCGTGCTCCAGATCTTTTTTTCTATGCTTTGATTATCCAAAAGTGTATGATTCTTTCTACTCTGTATTATGCAACAAGGGTTATTCTTTTTTCAGCGGCAAATCATCAATATTCGTTAAATTGACCAACTAATGTGTTGTTGGCTGTTGCTTGGCCACTTGATATAATTGTAGTTCCCTGGCCTGGCACGACTTTTCCACACTCAGGCCTGGGAATCAGGATTGTCAGGCACTCAGGCTTGCCCGTCCTGAGAAACAATAAATAACATAATTTAGCTTTTACCGCTATATTCTGATAAATTTTATGGGAAATAATGATATTTTGCATTATAATCAaaactaataaaatattaatagtTTTGGGCTTTTTCTAGGCTCTGTGCCAGGCCTCAAGCTTAGCCTGTCCAGCTGGCCGGTCCAGGCAAGGCTTGGGCCTGGCTTAGCCCATCACATGAACAAGTCTGGTGGTTACTAGCGGCAATTTTCAGCATCTtgactttctctctctcttttatttgGTACCTTGATGTAGCACGAGGAAATGttgctgtttttcttttcttttgaggacTTAAAATGTTGTATTTCAAAGTAGGATAAACCTATCAGTACTAGTCATATGTCACACACTATTAGAAGATTATGCTAATGTTCATTCAAGTTGTACATAAGCACATAACTTTAAGATTAGTTTAAAGGATTTCATTTCTTAAATCTCAATCTGAATCTTGAACTTGTCAGATAGTAACTAGTTAGCCTCTTTTCACAACATGTTGTATTGAGTATTTTGCTTATATAGTTCTATGGAGATCTTGAAAAGAGGGCAGAAGCAAAGGAGCTTTCAATTAAAAGCTTCAAGTTACATGGAGTGAGAAATGCTCCGTCTAACTGAACAATAGTAGGGAAAAAGAGAGCAAGAGTTTTCGCTGCCATGTGGATTAAGAAAAGGATTGCAGCTATCATCTAAAAGCACAATTAATATTGAATAATATTGAATTTGTGGAGCTTGACTGTAACATGGTAATTGTAGATAAGCACATTGGAATATGGAATGCTATGCTTGATTTGCGATATACATGAACCTTCGATCAGTGGTGTGCTATTTTTGTAACATGTTGGAATTATATGCACTTGAGCCTTGTAAGGTACTGAACTATGGTATCTAACTAAACTACGTAGGTCTGTTTGTGAACTGGagataccccccccccccccccgcccaaaaAACAAGTTTCCTTTGTTTGGTATGTTAAATACTGTACAGTAAAGGTTTTTCTGTTGGCCTAGAAACACCTTTGAAACTCTTTTTATTTGTTCCGTTGTAATGGGCTGAGTTGCACCTCATCCTTTGTAATGGGCATAGCAAATATGTACCCCTATATTTACTTTCATTTCTTTGTTGTAAAAAATGATAGTTAGAAGTTCCACCGAGCATATGAATAGTGTTTTCACGACAATAACAGAAAAAGGTTCCAAATGAACAGAAAAAATAGGACTCTTCTTTTGTCTACTTTGCCATGCTGCTTCTAGTGAAGTTTTACCTTTATAagtcatttttttccttttggtttTGTTGGTGCTCAAATCATCTTACGATAGTCTGTCTCAACTTTTCATGTGAATAGTGAATGCAGGATGCATGTTTGTATTGCTATTCTTGGTGCACATGCGTGTTCTAGTTTCTTCAAGCGATTATGGAAAAAGGGTTTTTTGATATTCGTGCCTAGACAGGATGGTGCCGTACAAATCAAGCAGCAGTAGAGCAGCGTGCCTATTCTGGAAGGCATATACACTAACTCTAAATGATAAACACTCTTTTGCTAAAATAAAGACTTGGTAATTTAGTGGCCTATACATGTAGAGCTAATGAAATCTCCTTATGATGTAATGGTCTGTCTGTCTAGACGTGCTGATATATCATGATGGTGTGCAGCAAGAGTAAAGATTAATTATGTAGCTTGACTAAAAAATTATCGTGATGGTGAGCAGCAAGAGGCAAGATTAATTATGTAGGTTAGACTAAAAATGCTTACTGATTCAGTACTTGTACCCCAATTGAGGGTGTATTTAAGATCTAATTTAATTTCATTGTGCATGACGTCTCTGCAACTCTTTGTAGGACTTATGTCTAAGTTATTTTAATTGTTGATATTCACAGGGTGTTATTTAGTTACTATGAGCTAGGTGATGGAACACATATACAGTAGGTAGAATTATGTGCAATGTGGTTGTAAGAACATGAGCTAAATTAAAGTATGTATTTTGTATGCTATACATTTTATGACTTCTCTTTTGGTGAATGAGAAATTTACTACCAAAATTTGTTGCAGCAGTGTATGAATCAGAGCATCATGCTCATCTGATTTGTCCTGCTCCTAGATTATATTATGATTCATTCCAATGAGGAAGTCCATAGGAGATTTACTTGCACTGAATCTGAATGGTTTGTTGTTGCTACTTGTAGGGTTTTCGTGGGCACAGTGAGCGAGTTCTGCGTTAAGCATGCTGACTGCCCTGTCATCACCATCAAACGGAAGGCTAATGAAGCTCCTCAGGACCCTGTCGACGATTGATGCTTTCAATTCAACACCACTTGAGAATGAGATATTCTTCACTGCTTAATGGGTTAATGTACAAAATACAATATGGAGTGCCTGGAACTAGTAGTACAAGCTTTGCACACACCGCCCCGAAACTAGAGTGAAGATGAACACGCTATTGCCCAGGGACGACGAGAGATCGTATCATATGCGATACACCAATCGAGTTGTGAACCTAAGCTTCTTATATGATCATGTACTAGGCTTTGCAGGAATGAATACACCGCCCCTTATTTGCCCCTGCCTGACCACAGCATCTGCAGGATATCTAAAACCTGCGTACTCTTTCGGCACGGCGTAGCCTTTCGGCATGCCGAGCTGGGGTTGATGATGTTGCCCTTTGTTGTCAGCCTTGCTGTCGTTCTTCCATGCTGCAGGTTTCCCTGGCGCGAACTTGATCTCGAAGCCGTCGTCGATGTCATGGATCACGGCGCGGGAGCTCGCCACGGGCTTCATCGCCGGGTACTTGATCTCGAAGCCCTTCTCCAGGTCGCCGCCGACGGAGTTGGAGCCGTAGAAGTCCTGATCGGCGGACTTCTTGGAGAGCCGGCGGCCGCACAACCGCCCGACGACacaggcggcgacggcgaggaaggAGATCACTGCGAGCACGGCGAAGACCGGGCCGAACGAGCCCTTGGACGCGGCGGTGGCCGGCTGCGCGTGCATGACGGAGTTGGCGGAGGTGGGGTAGTACACCGTGGGCTGAGGTAAAGAAGTCATCTTCTTTCGCTCTGCCTCTCAGCTATCGCAAACTGGAGTATGGAACTACCCTGCTCCCGCTCTAAGAAATGGTTTGGCCGTTTGGGTGTCTCTTGGGCACCGAGTAAGTGTGGTCCTTTTATGATGGAGGTAAAAGGTGCCGATTTGAATCGAGCAATTGCTTTGCATTTTTCACAAGCCAAGTGCTGAACTGCCCGATATGATGCTGCTGCCCATCTTTTCActacttatttttattttcgcAGAGATCTTTGAACGCATCGGACCGCGAGAAAGGTGGGCGCTTTGGGATCCCTTTGTGAGCAGTTCTTGGAATAACGTCTCGGTACGTATGCAGCAGCAGCCTGGTGTGTggcctccctctcactccttgTGTCCCCTCCCCAGTGCTGTGCTGCCCCTCCCCTGTGCTGCCCCTCCCCTGTGCTgtgcttttgcttttgcttttggacGTTGCATTGGATCAAAGCAACCGCGGCAGGGAAGGCCCTGTCAGGGACATCGATCGCTTTGGCTTCTTTGATTGCTTTTCCTTCCAACTTTATCAGATTGTGGGGCAACGGGGAATGAGCGCCCCTCTTGACTGGTCACCTTTCTTGGGCGTGCCAACGCCATTGCCTCCTCCAGGCCCCTTCGCCAAATCCCCTTGAGGTGACAGCAGGGCCTGTTCACCTGTCTATGGCATTGTTCTTTCCATGATGTGTTCACGTCCACCTGAATCCGTTTAGATGATGAACCTgtgagcacgagcacgagcacgaTTATTAGGCCTAGGACATGTAGGAACGTGGAACTAGTTACTAGTCATGATACATTGTTGAGACTTGCTACTAGTACTACTGCTCCATTGATCGGACAACTTGAAGTAGACGTTGCAAGGATTGCATGAAGAAACACAAACAAACCTTGCGACTTTGCCGGATAGAATTAACGTTCGTATCCGGTTCTCAGTTCGGCGAGATAGAGGTTAAACTTGGATCTGAACCCCTGATGTAGATGTCACGGTGACTTCATCGTCGGCTCCACGTGTTAGCGACGACGCGCGATGTTAAGGATCCTCGTCCATTTAACTTTACCTCATGAAGATCAAGTTTAGTGAGCCTTAAATTAGAAACAAAATGAGATGAATAGATGGTGATGTCAAAACACCAAAATAGCGGGCTGACCTTTCCTCGTGTCATCTCCTCGGAGGTGACTCGAGGGTGACACACCTCCTCCCTCAACTTCCTTCTCCACCGACCTCAGCTCAGCCATCATCAACGACGGTCGTGGCAGCAACCGAGGATGGCACTAAGCGGTGGTCATCCTACCCACCCCTCCCTTTCCTCTTCCCCTTCCTTTCCTCTCCCCCTCTATGTGTCGTCACATGCCTGCCAGACCTCCCCTCCTATGCGGTGGATTTGGCCATTGGTGATCGGGATTCGCTCAGATCCGTTACCAGTGTGGCCTTCTTCGCCAGGGTCGGGCCCTGCAGTGGTGGGCCTGGGTTGACTGCACGCGGGATTTGCTAGGGTTACGGGCCGTTGTGGTGGTGCGCTCGCCCGGTGCTCCTCTAGGGTTGACATGGTACACTGGGCGGCTTGCTTCATCCGATCGGTCTGTTGTCCGGGCGGTTGTGGTGGTGTGGTGCTCGTTGCTATGGGCAGTGGGGGCCGACTTGCTTCTCCGTGCGGCTTGCTCCTCCAGACGGTTGTGGTGACATGGCTTTCTGGTGGTGCGGCTTCCCGTCTAAGCGTCGACGCGGCGGTGCCCGGTGGTTTGGATCCGGACGCCCTAGGACTCGATCTACTCAACGAGGATGGTTCTTCATGCCATCGATGCGGGTGCGGCTGCTGGTGGACCTGCCATTTGCACTACCTCACCCTCGCCCTCCCTCTACCCGTCTTGCATGGCACTGCCTTCGGTCGGACTATTGCTTCCTGGTGCGGTGGCTGACCgttgttgaagatgatttgGTGCATCCCTAGTGGTCATGTTATGCGTTGCTGCTGGCTGGGGCTTCGCCCTCGGTCGTCTCTTGCTAGTGGAGGTATCGTGCTCTTGTGCTATATGCTGCTAGTTGCTCTCTTGCAGGTGAATGGTCTGGTCGACCCGTCGAACCTACGTGTTCATCAGGTTGTGCCATGGTTAGGGGAATTATGGGCAAAAGCCCTGACAGGCACCTTGCCATTGCTGACGACTGTGATGCCCGCGGGCGTCATAACCTCCCTTGAGGCGTCGTGACGATGCTTCCCCCCTGGGATCTCTCCTTGTGAAAACCATGTCCGATTTCTCGGACAAGCGACGATGGTTCCTTTGCTGCTCCCTTCTTGAAGGCGTTGTTTTGAAGAATCCCTATATTACTTGTTACAACTGGCGACACTCTTTCCAGGCACATCATCCTCTATTGTTGTTCGCTCTTTTATCCGACCCCTTTGTTCTTCTGTGTGACGGGGCTTTCCATCACCTTTTGGCGCTTCGCGATAGTGGCTATGTTCTGACATCCCATGACCTCATCTTTGAGCTTGTGGTTCGACATGAGAATTGCTGATCGAGTTGGGTTGTTAGGTGTGGGAGCAGGGCTTCGTCTATTAAGTTGTCAGGATGTTCTGATCAAGGTGCTTGCAAGGTGCAGTTGCTGGCAGGGTAGCGTTGTTTGGTGTGGATGCTGCTTGGTGGTTCAGGAGTGCCGAGCTATTTGTTGTGTTCGTCAGGTTATATGCTGCTTAGTTGTTCCTTGTTGTCTGGTTGGTAAGAGGGTTTAGGGTTCCTTTCTTTCCTGTATTGCGCGTAAGCTAGGTTTCAGGGTTGTATTACAGTGTTTTTAAGGTTTTCGGATTTGTATTCACTTATAAACtggattatttttttcttaatagagaaaaaaatagatgaccATTAGACCGTATAGGGCCTGGATCTAAAGTGCTTCCATTTTGGCGACCGGAGCCCAGTAGCATGATGCTGCATTCTGTAGGGCACAATTTGGTCGCGTCACGCCGAGTTGCTGCTGCTTTGTTCGGCCGTGCTGTCCGCACTTGAGAGATTCCTGTCAGGTCGTAGCCTCGTAGGTGTCGTAGTCTATGCCCGTGTTGTCTTGTCACCTCAGGGGTTTGGACGCTACAATTGTCTCGGACAGCAAAGCTACGGCATATAGTACAACTCACCACTTTGCCAGGTAGCACTTGCCCTATCAGACGGTGTTGAGGGTAGCTCCTGTGGTCACAATTCTGGAGGTTCCTTTTGAACTCTAGAATTTTATAATAGAAAACAATGTGATTCACTAAGGATCGTTTGTTCGAAGTGTAAGTTTAGATGAGATAgtgttatttttgtttttcagatgtgatattttaattttatgtTTGATTGGTAGGATGATAATAGATAAGATGAAtcaattttctgtttgattggatATAGTAGATAAGTTGAGTTAGttaaaaattagtatatcataTGAGAAAAGtattaatgaatttttaaaatttatttgacatAATAAAATTtcttagaagttataaaataggcttatttagagaattttaattaattattggccCATACTTTttaatcaaactaattaaaatttaaaattagttaCCGATGAGCTCAGTTTATAAAAAACATTTAGAGTTTTTAAACCATTTCTATACTTACAAATCAAGAGTTACATAAAAAAACGTAAAATCACACGTACCCACAACGAATTCGCTCCGCAGACAAGGAGGACGGACTCGTCCGGTCTTTTTTCCGGGATCGACACATCTGGGATCTATTCAAATATTCTCCCGACTTGGATGGTCTGGCCGTAAACCAAACACCGgatcgacaaaaaaaaaaggtggatTGGGCGATCCCATCCAGTCCAGTCCAGGTCCGGCGAACCAAACACACGGAAGGATATCGTGGAAAACAAGTTTAGAGGGGTGATAATGACTTATTGGCCTAAACCTAATCTTCCTTCTTTGCTGGCCGCCGCTCGCAACACCTGTATctgccgcggcggccggcggcgtgAGTGGGGGCGATGGCGCGGCGGCGTTTGGAGAAGGGTATCAAGGTGGCATGAGCCGCAGCGCAGTGGCGTGAGGAGTTCGGCACAGAAGTCAGGCAGCGGTGTCATCAACTtccgcggcggcggcttcgCATCGCAGAGGCGTGAGGACGTTAACGCTTGGCTGCACATCTGTTTCAGAGTTCAGTTTCCTGATGTTTTCCCGTTGCAATTAGGAAGGCCAGCTAGATGCATAGACTGGCTGTCCCCCTCGATCTTACTGAACTTAAGAACCAGATATGGTTGGGAGAGAATGGGTTTGTTCATGTAAATCTTTTTCTTATTCGTATATGTTAAGGATCAAAAGCAACAAGATGTATGTATTCTGAAATCTGAGCACCTCTTTATGATAATCGAAACGAATATACTACTGCAGAGACAAAGCCAAACCCGTCTATGATAAGATTTAGCATCTGTTTGTGATAACCCGTTCTGAGGAATTGGTCTCCGTTTCCCATCCTCCGCACCCCACCGGTACAATCTCATCTTACGCATTAACTCATCACATAAGCCAGCAGAGAGTTTAAGGAACCCCATGCATTAGTAGGTTGGGAGCGGCTGAGCCACTGATTTGATCAACACTTCTTTGCCAGCACTAGAAACAAATTTCTCACTCCAATCTGAGAACCGTTTGCCAAAGCGTTCTTCATAAGGTTGAAAGGCTTCTCTTTCCATCTTGTCCTCTGGAGTTGGCAGGCCCAGATACCGTGCTTCAAAGGCTTCCTTCTCAAGTTGCCGCGTTGCCCTGATATTTGTTTTCAACTCATCATCTACATTGCCAGAGAATAAGATCGAGCACTTTGATGCACCGACCAGCTGACCAGTACCAGCCTCAAAATCCGACAAAATGTTTCTGATGTGTGTTGCTTTCTCAACTTTAGCCTTGAAAATAACAAGGTATCATCTGCAAAAAAGATGTGTAATCATCGGTGTTCGACAACAGATCCTGATTCCTTCAACGCTACCCTCTGCTACACCTTTCTTCAGCAGCCCTGAAAGGCTATCGGCCACAGATAAATGCCAGCTCCGTTGGTAGAATTTACCTGGTAGCCCATCTGGTCCAGGGGCCTTGAGAGGGCCGATTTGGAGCATAACGTCAGCGATTTCTTCGCCCGTAAAAGGTGTGCAAAGGGCCTGGTTCATTGCATCCGTTGCTCGCGCTTGTACAGCAACCAGTCCACGATCCGATTCAACAGTGGTGTCACGATCATAAAGTTGTCAGCAATCCTAACTGATATTTGCAATATGTTCTGTTGATATCTGTATTCTGATTTACCTCTAAATCGTGCTACTTGGTTTAAACCGATTGAAATCTATCTGTAAACTAATATATAATGAAAGGAAGCCTCCCTGATTGGGCAGAATAGAACCTTTGACAAaagtttcttaaaaaaagaatCATCAGCCAACCTTTGCATGCTCTCCTTCTCTGTACACCATCTCCCTTGCTCATCCTTTAACCTTTTAATCATGTTCTTCCGAGCTCTCCACGTGGCTTTCCGATGAAAATGATTAGTGTTTCTGTCTCCTTCGCCTAGCCTATTACTTCGGGATCTCTGTAACGACATCATCTCCTCCCGATATAAAAGTTCATTGAGCTTGTCGAGAGTATCACGGAGGACTGTATGATCAAACTGTGGGCCTTGTCAAGGATAGTTTTATCAGGCCACTGAAGGAAGACATCTTCTTGACTTGGTAGATCTCGAGTCTTGATAATTCAGGGGTGAATTAGGGCTGTAAGATACTATACCGAGGgaaaagaacaagtgttgtttgCAAGATGGATGAAGTTCAGGGCGTTAGATATTGGTGCCACAGCTGTGAGGAGGTGATCAATCCTATGCCAGAGATGAAGTGTCCTAATTGTGAGGAAGGATTTGTCGAGGAAATGGACTCTGAAGGCTTCGAACCAGCAACGGTTCAtataataatttctaataaatcttTATGCATATATCGTGAAGAGGTGGCTCATATTAAAATTCACACCCTATTAGTACTATATtgttgatggagataaagttGGGAATTTCTCTTTATATATATGCAAAGACTCTCATCTCATTGGATATACGTACAATATAGACTGCTAGGAACGTtctcattacgtgagtctatataagaattagtgttttgtctctttctctctcgattGTGTTGCCGATGTAGTCTATTCTATCCCAGCGTCGA
This genomic interval carries:
- the LOC133921417 gene encoding uncharacterized protein LOC133921417 gives rise to the protein MTSLPQPTVYYPTSANSVMHAQPATAASKGSFGPVFAVLAVISFLAVAACVVGRLCGRRLSKKSADQDFYGSNSVGGDLEKGFEIKYPAMKPVASSRAVIHDIDDGFEIKFAPGKPAAWKNDSKADNKGQHHQPQLGMPKGYAVPKEYAGFRYPADAVVRQGQIRGGVFIPAKPST
- the LOC133921416 gene encoding universal stress protein A-like protein, encoding MADSSAPTRVMMAVNESSLKGYPHASISCRAAFDWTLSKLVRSNPGGFHFLFLHVQVPDEDGFDDMDSIYASPADFHQMKQRDKIRGLHLLEFFVNQCHQVGIKCEAWIRHGDPKEVICSEVKRVQPDLLVVGSRGLGPFQRVFVGTVSEFCVKHADCPVITIKRKANEAPQDPVDD